actgggccaccgtataTTTCAGTGTCAATAAAATAGGTCTTCTGCTGTAAGCCGTGTTGTTCATTTGACTGATCAAACTGGACGTGTGTAATGCTGAGTGCTGTAGAAAGAGGTGTGTTTATCTTCATTGTCTCTCTGCATTCATCCGCTCTGAGTGAGAGTTTCTCACAGCTGTGGGTTAGTCGGCCTCAACTCTGCTCTGCTTTATATTAAGATCATGAACAGAGTCACACACTGTGGAAAACATCAACGCATCAGCTTATTCatagtaagatattttactgcaTATTAACTAAACAATTACAGAATGAGGACGGTGCAGCTTTTACTCTTCGGTAAGTTTAAGTCACTCATTTTTTATGATTTCTTTGATTTTGTCATGATTGGAGAGTTTAACAGAGGTGAATTTGTTTATAATGTTGACTTTTACAGAATAATCTGTGTTTATTCTCCACAGTTCTGCTGGTGTGTCAAACTACAGAGAGTTTAACAGATAAACAGGTGAATTTAGGGCAAAATGTGACTTTAGACTGTCAGATTGATGTAAGTGATGTTTATTGGGTTTTCCAGAAACTGACGGATTCTCCAGTGCTGATTCTGCGAACTTTCTCATCAGGATTTACATCATCTCTTATACTAGATGAAAGATTCAAAGACAAATATTCATCACTAACTTTGAGCCGTTTATTTATTAGTAACGTCACTATTGATGAATTAGGAATAtattattgtgtaaaaaaaactgACTCAGGCCTACGGCTCAGCAATGGCACCAGACTTTACATTACTGGTGAGTATTTCCAAATTATATTCACAATTGACACATCAAaagtatgtatatatttataaattatgtaaaaacgAATTACTGTGTTACtgtaataaatgtttcatttaacTCTGTCTATAATATCATGTTTAATCATATTTggcattaaaaacacaaaacttaTACAATTCTTCTATTCAAACAGAATCTGCCCAAGATCACAATCAAACAGAAAATCAGcaacaaacacaatctgagattcACAATAATTTGACTGTAACATCCTTCCTATTGAACATTGTGCTGATTATTGCAATAATAGGTGAGATTtctgtccaaaaaaaaaaaaaaaaaaaaaaaaagaataaaaaattggtattaaaaaaaaaaaaaaacatgatgacATGCTCAAATGAATCTGCCCACTTATTTATagtgtaatttaaattaattttagtgTATTAATTTGTGAAGTTTCtaatattaaatgtattgtCTATTAAATAGGTATTGTTTTAAGATGTTTTGACTGTATCACATTCATTTCATGATGAAATATGTTAACCAAAATTTATTGTGCTACTTTAGTTTTGTTAATATTCAAGCTTATGAAGCCCACAAAAAGTCGACAACATCGTCAGAATGTGGAGCCAGAGCAGCTTGAAGACTTTAACGCCGCACAGGTAAGACTTACACTGCTGTATGATTCACTTGCCATTTTAGTTTACAGAAGAAAAATTTCCAGctaaaatgtcaaattattcTAGTGTTATATACTTTTCTGTAGTTTTCTGAAGTGGAGTTTCGTCTGTCCCATCCGACCAACAACACTTTTGGAATAAAACCTGATCAAGAGCAAATCATCTCATACAGgccaataaaatatatattctgCTAAATAATGAGTCAATTGTAGCTTGTTTTAGTTTGACTGATGTTATAGATTGTTTGCTTTAACATGAATGTATGCAAAATTGGCAACAGACCTATCTTTTCAGCATTGCTTCTCTTTGGTCTTGTCttgataataaatgaataaaaatgtacatttctgtagctaataagtgtttttttgactcttttaTGT
This genomic stretch from Megalobrama amblycephala isolate DHTTF-2021 linkage group LG2, ASM1881202v1, whole genome shotgun sequence harbors:
- the LOC125263654 gene encoding uncharacterized protein LOC125263654, with protein sequence MRTVQLLLFVLLVCQTTESLTDKQVNLGQNVTLDCQIDVSDVYWVFQKLTDSPVLILRTFSSGFTSSLILDERFKDKYSSLTLSRLFISNVTIDELGIYYCVKKTDSGLRLSNGTRLYITESAQDHNQTENQQQTQSEIHNNLTVTSFLLNIVLIIAIIVLLIFKLMKPTKSRQHRQNVEPEQLEDFNAAQFSEVEFRLSHPTNNTFGIKPDQEQIISYRPIKYIFC